A section of the Vidua chalybeata isolate OUT-0048 chromosome 32, bVidCha1 merged haplotype, whole genome shotgun sequence genome encodes:
- the FRMD8 gene encoding FERM domain-containing protein 8 gives MDGEGEAEGEGASAPPGAAALLYLPDGSALPLPLEPPPGPTAAELLRRLQGALRLPPAAGDALALWLGSELLEVQLKPRHRPLRLVRHWPELLLRFSLGSPAAIAQDEPCLQLRRNVFFPKSRELELQEEELLRLLYEEAREQLRGGRYPVDPPEAAELGGLSCRLRLGPFEPGRHTELSLRPLLGELLPPGPPARWGALFRRSREPGPAQRLLEAFARAPGPEAPPAGLYRDFLRRCHALPGYGCAFFPGAIERPSGGLLGRGGLRPVSVAVGLEGVTIIDPRQKHVLLSLTYPELCWELVGAVGQDGDPAGQDGDPTEPPQLWLEFDGDHEGAPVNRLLRVFSPQAELMSALIECCIELGGAAPPTEDQAPPSAAAEATPPEPAGARGAPLRRQQSVTRPRLQRLATIDYVRDGQELRRVKPPRRSVSFFSRGGAGGGSYSPVAGGTGGAGSEQG, from the exons ATGGACGGGGAGGGGGAGGCGGAGGGGGAGGGCGCGTCCGCCCCGCCGGGCGCTGCCG ccctgctgtacCTGCCGGACGGGTcggcgctgccgctgccgctggAGCCGCCCCCGGGCCCCACGGCCGCGGAGCTGCTGCGCcgcctgcagggggcgctgcgcctcccgcccgccgccggcgaCGCCCTCGCGCTGTGGCTGGGGTCGGAGCTGCTCG AGGTGCAGCTGAAGCCGCGGCACCGACCCCTGCGCCTGGTCCGGCACTGGCCGGAGCTGCTGCTGCGCTTCAGCCTCGGCTCGCCCGCGGCCATCGCCCAAG ATGAGCCGTGTCTGCAGCTGCGCAGGAACGTGTTCTTCCCTAAGAGCCGCGAGCTGGAG ctgcaggaggaggagctgctccgGTTGCTCTATGAGGAGGCGCgggagcagctgaggggggGGCGCTACCCCGTGGACCCCCCCGAGGCGGCcgagctgggggggctcagctgCCGCCTGCGCCTGGGGCCCTTCGAGCCCGGCCGGCACACGGAGCTCAGCCTGCG gccgctgctgggggagctgctgccgcCGGGTCCTCCGGCCCGCTGGGGGGCGCTGTTCCGGCGCTCGCGCGAGCCGGGCCCCGCCCAGCGGCTGCTCGAGGCGTTCGCGCGTGCGCCGGGCCCCGAGGCGCCCCCTGCCGGATTGTACCGGGACTTCCTGCGCCGCTGCCACGCCCTGCCCGGCTACGG GTGTGCCTTCTTCCCGGGAGCCATTGAGCGGCCGTCGGGGGGGCTGCTGGGCCGGGGGGGGCTGCGCCCCGTCAGCGTGGCCGTGGGGCTCGAGGGGGTCACCATCATTGACCCCCGCCAGAAG cACGTGCTGCTGTCCCTGACGTACCccgagctgtgctgggagctggtggGGGCAGTGGGGCAGGACGGGGACCCCGCGGGGCAGGACGGGGACCCCACggagcccccccagctctggCTCGAGTTCGACGGGGACCACGAGGGAGCCCCCGTGAACCGACTGCTGCGGGTGTTCTCCCCACAG GCGGAGCTGATGAGCGCCCTCATCGAGTGCTGCATCGAGCtgggcggggcggccccgcccaCCGAGGACCAGGCCCCGCCCTCCGCCGCTGCCGAGGCCACGCCCCCCGAGCCGGCCGGCGCGCGCGGCGCCCCCTTGCGGCGACAGCAGAGCGTGACCCGGCCCCGCCTGCAGCGCCTCGCGACCATCGACTACGTGCGGGACG ggcaggagctgcggCGGGTGAAGCCCCCCCGGCGCTCGGTGTCCTTCTTCAGCCGCGGGGGCGCCGGCGGCGGCTCCTACAGCCCTGTGgcggggggcacagggggggcCGGCTCcgagcagggctga